In a single window of the Desulfovibrio mangrovi genome:
- a CDS encoding iron-sulfur cluster carrier protein MrpORP translates to MSEKACGCTSTDCSSSGCSPDSGHGGHSGGCGSGGCGGHKELAPEQDRMNRTLRRIKHKIVVMSGKGGVGKSTVATNIAVGLSLAGKKVGLLDVDVHGPSVPRLLSLRDAKVHIDANHIEPVAWSDNLSVMSLGFLLPNAYQPVIWRGPVKQGFIQQLLSDVTWGDLDYMVVDCPPGTGDEPLSVMQMLGADAKAVIVTTPQGVAIDDVRRSVTFVGDVGNTVLGIVENMSGVVCSQCGHVENIFGKGGGMRLAQEVGVRFLGDIPLDPEVVRSGDEGYCFLRVQQESPTAKAIQKIIKPLLLLPDPQSGSEAAAAFAAAPTLCGEVKIAVPLAKGQLTQHFGHCEQLAVVTANMDTKTVTGSELVTPPPHEPNVMPAFVERLGVNLVIAGGMGQKALKQFYEKGIAVVCGAQGGTPVDVVTQYLQGKLLVGTNACDH, encoded by the coding sequence ATGAGTGAAAAAGCCTGCGGCTGCACCAGCACCGATTGTTCTTCCAGCGGCTGTTCCCCCGATTCCGGTCATGGCGGCCATTCCGGCGGTTGCGGCTCCGGCGGCTGTGGCGGGCACAAGGAACTGGCCCCCGAACAGGACCGCATGAACCGCACCCTGCGCCGCATCAAGCACAAGATCGTGGTCATGTCCGGCAAGGGCGGCGTGGGCAAGAGCACCGTGGCCACCAACATTGCCGTGGGGCTGTCCCTCGCAGGCAAGAAGGTCGGCCTGCTGGACGTGGACGTGCACGGCCCCAGCGTGCCTCGCCTGCTCAGCCTGCGCGATGCAAAGGTGCACATTGACGCCAATCACATTGAGCCCGTGGCATGGAGCGACAACCTCTCCGTCATGTCGCTGGGTTTCCTGCTGCCCAACGCCTATCAGCCCGTCATCTGGCGCGGTCCGGTCAAGCAGGGCTTCATCCAGCAGCTGCTCTCCGACGTGACCTGGGGCGACCTTGACTACATGGTCGTTGACTGCCCTCCCGGCACCGGCGACGAGCCGCTCTCCGTCATGCAGATGCTGGGCGCGGACGCCAAGGCCGTCATCGTGACCACCCCGCAGGGCGTGGCCATTGACGACGTGCGACGCTCCGTCACCTTTGTGGGCGATGTGGGCAACACCGTACTCGGCATCGTGGAGAACATGAGCGGTGTTGTCTGCTCCCAGTGCGGACACGTGGAAAACATCTTCGGCAAGGGCGGCGGCATGCGCCTTGCGCAGGAAGTGGGTGTCCGTTTCCTCGGCGACATTCCGCTGGACCCCGAAGTGGTCCGCTCCGGCGACGAAGGCTACTGCTTCCTCCGCGTGCAGCAGGAAAGCCCCACCGCCAAGGCTATCCAGAAAATCATCAAGCCCCTTCTCCTGCTGCCGGACCCGCAATCCGGTTCCGAAGCCGCCGCAGCATTCGCTGCAGCACCCACCCTGTGCGGCGAGGTGAAGATTGCCGTGCCGCTCGCCAAAGGCCAGCTTACCCAGCACTTCGGACATTGCGAGCAGCTTGCCGTTGTCACGGCCAACATGGACACCAAGACGGTTACGGGCAGCGAACTGGTCACGCCGCCCCCGCATGAACCCAATGTCATGCCTGCTTTCGTGGAACGTCTCGGCGTCAATCTGGTCATCGCTGGCGGCATGGGCCAGAAGGCCCTGAAGCAGTTCTATGAAAAAGGCATTGCCGTTGTCTGCGGCGCGCAGGGGGGCACCCCTGTGGACGTGGTGACGCAGTACCTGCAGGGCAAACTGCTGGTCGGCACCAACGCCTGCGACCACTAA
- a CDS encoding ATP-binding protein: MREILVISGKGGTGKTTITAALAASGPAKVIADCDVDAADLHLIARPDDTATTPFYSGQRAVFDSELCTQCGICQGKCRFNAIGSGVRHRAELCEGCGLCAYVCPAGAIRMTERLCGEWYHSVSRFGPMVHAALGIGEENSGKLVTTVRTESGKVAKEQGLEIILTDGPPGIGCPVIASLTNTDLALLVTEPTRSALHDLERIAELTRHFRVPAAVVLNKADIHAGLADEVRAWCRQANIPLLAEFGWSDDCTRAQLLGLTLVEFRREAWLPVFESLWRDMLALTQGGQPLPA, encoded by the coding sequence ATGCGTGAAATTCTTGTCATCAGCGGCAAGGGGGGTACGGGCAAGACCACCATAACTGCCGCCCTTGCCGCCTCCGGTCCGGCAAAGGTCATTGCTGACTGCGATGTGGACGCAGCGGACCTGCATCTCATTGCCCGCCCCGACGACACGGCCACCACACCGTTCTACAGTGGCCAGCGGGCTGTTTTCGACAGCGAACTCTGCACACAGTGCGGGATTTGTCAGGGAAAATGCCGTTTCAACGCCATCGGCAGCGGCGTCCGCCACCGCGCGGAACTCTGCGAAGGCTGCGGGCTGTGCGCCTATGTGTGCCCTGCCGGGGCCATACGCATGACTGAACGGCTCTGCGGGGAATGGTACCACTCCGTCTCGCGCTTCGGACCGATGGTGCATGCCGCGCTGGGCATCGGGGAGGAGAATTCCGGCAAGCTGGTCACCACCGTCCGCACCGAATCAGGCAAGGTGGCAAAGGAACAGGGGCTGGAGATCATCCTCACGGACGGCCCTCCCGGTATCGGCTGTCCCGTTATCGCTTCCTTGACAAATACCGATCTGGCCCTTTTAGTAACCGAGCCAACCCGTTCGGCGCTGCACGATCTGGAACGAATTGCGGAGCTGACCCGCCACTTCAGGGTCCCCGCCGCGGTTGTGCTGAACAAGGCGGATATTCATGCAGGTCTTGCGGATGAAGTCCGCGCCTGGTGCCGTCAGGCGAATATCCCCCTGCTTGCGGAATTCGGCTGGTCGGATGATTGTACCAGAGCCCAGTTGCTCGGCCTGACCCTCGTGGAGTTCAGGCGGGAGGCGTGGCTCCCCGTTTTCGAATCTCTCTGGAGAGACATGCTCGCCCTGACGCAAGGCGGCCAGCCTCTCCCGGCGTAG
- a CDS encoding ATP-binding protein — protein MQIAIASGKGGTGKTTLSVNLAARLCRTGHTVTLADCDVEEPNSHIFLSPAWTRTDEAHAPVPRIIQDRCVGTDCRICVNECRFKALAWMGEVMDFPELCHGCGLCMEACPAGAIVEASRVMGIINHGTADTGNGSSLRMLSGTLRIGEAMSPPLIRSLLEEAASPPYTEGIVLRDCPPGTSCPVITSLEGADYTILVTEPTPFGMHDLRLAVQTLRLLGQPFGVVVNRDGMSAEQEGTVLDGWLLEEHIPVLARFPYSRAAASACAEGTLLIDALPETTARYDALWKEVLTQMTRATGGSLHA, from the coding sequence ATGCAGATAGCCATTGCCAGCGGCAAGGGCGGCACAGGCAAGACCACGCTCTCGGTCAACCTTGCCGCCCGACTCTGCCGCACAGGGCACACCGTGACCCTTGCCGACTGCGACGTGGAAGAACCGAACAGCCACATATTCCTGTCACCCGCGTGGACACGGACGGATGAAGCACACGCCCCCGTTCCCCGCATCATTCAGGATCGTTGCGTCGGAACGGACTGCCGCATCTGCGTCAACGAATGCCGTTTCAAGGCTCTGGCATGGATGGGGGAGGTCATGGACTTCCCGGAACTCTGCCACGGCTGCGGCCTGTGCATGGAGGCATGCCCCGCTGGCGCCATTGTGGAAGCAAGCCGTGTCATGGGTATCATCAACCACGGAACGGCAGATACCGGCAACGGAAGCTCGCTGCGCATGCTTTCGGGCACCCTGCGTATCGGCGAGGCCATGTCGCCCCCTCTCATACGCTCCCTTCTGGAAGAGGCGGCATCGCCTCCCTACACGGAAGGAATCGTCCTGCGGGACTGCCCTCCCGGGACATCCTGTCCCGTCATCACCTCGCTGGAAGGAGCGGATTACACGATTCTGGTCACAGAGCCCACGCCCTTCGGTATGCACGACCTGCGTCTTGCTGTGCAGACCTTGCGTCTGCTTGGCCAGCCCTTCGGCGTGGTGGTCAACCGAGACGGCATGTCGGCAGAACAGGAAGGAACCGTGCTGGACGGCTGGCTGCTGGAAGAGCATATCCCCGTGCTGGCCCGTTTCCCCTACAGCCGGGCGGCAGCCTCGGCATGCGCTGAAGGAACCCTGCTTATCGATGCGTTACCGGAAACAACAGCACGTTATGACGCACTCTGGAAAGAAGTACTGACCCAGATGACCAGAGCGACGGGAGGTTCCTTGCATGCGTGA
- a CDS encoding NifB/NifX family molybdenum-iron cluster-binding protein, with protein sequence MIVCLAQYHDRLAALFESSNIYAIHQVQESGTRQLGTVPVSDLGRKERLELLTRYSVAMLVCGAICGCDQRVLGEAGITVRPWVCGSSGAVLEALRHNTLDALTMPGCHSLRTRAGWRLQSRCRRAQAAPSPALEPDAPSALFLQPDTNHQGDTMKIAITAQGTTLDSPLDPRFGRAAGFLILDAASGNLEYRDNSQNLNLPQGAGIQAAMHVADAGVQALITGHVGPKAFTALSKGNIAVYYSEAPTAAEAFAAFKRGELARADAPDREGHW encoded by the coding sequence ATGATCGTCTGTCTCGCGCAATACCACGACCGCCTTGCAGCCCTGTTCGAATCATCGAACATCTATGCCATCCATCAGGTTCAGGAGTCCGGCACCCGCCAATTGGGGACTGTGCCTGTTTCCGATCTCGGCAGAAAGGAACGTCTGGAACTGCTCACACGCTACAGTGTGGCGATGCTTGTCTGCGGAGCCATATGCGGTTGCGACCAGCGCGTACTCGGCGAGGCAGGCATTACGGTCAGGCCATGGGTCTGCGGCTCATCCGGCGCAGTGCTGGAGGCTCTGCGCCACAATACACTCGACGCCCTGACCATGCCCGGCTGTCACAGCCTGCGCACACGAGCCGGATGGCGCTTGCAAAGCCGCTGCCGCCGTGCGCAAGCGGCGCCCAGTCCTGCACTCGAGCCGGACGCCCCATCTGCCCTCTTCCTGCAACCCGATACCAATCATCAAGGAGATACCATGAAGATCGCCATCACCGCACAGGGAACAACACTGGACAGCCCTCTTGATCCGCGATTCGGACGTGCCGCAGGGTTCCTCATTTTGGACGCGGCCTCCGGCAACCTCGAGTACCGTGACAACAGCCAGAACCTCAACCTGCCGCAGGGCGCAGGCATTCAGGCGGCCATGCATGTGGCGGATGCGGGTGTGCAGGCGCTCATCACCGGCCATGTGGGCCCCAAGGCCTTCACGGCTCTCAGCAAGGGCAACATTGCCGTCTACTATTCCGAAGCACCCACGGCGGCTGAAGCCTTTGCAGCCTTCAAACGCGGCGAACTGGCCCGCGCCGACGCCCCGGACCGCGAAGGACACTGGTAA
- a CDS encoding sigma-54 interaction domain-containing protein: MSLPGNIPCEAIMQSIADGVFTVDRDWNVTFFNKAAEAITGIPASEALGRKCWEVLRSSLCDGQCALEDCIAHSRSITGKSIFIVRTDGTRVPVSISASPLKDASGELIGGVETFRDLTEITLLRKEMEAAFTFEDIIGKSPALRRILNILPQIAQSDATVLITGESGTGKERIARALHNIGPRAEDPFVAVNCGALPETLLESELFGYKAGAFTDAKRDKAGRFKLAQDGTVFLDEIGDIPHAVQVKLLRVLQERSYEPLGAVAAERTNARIIAATNADLEQRVREERFRQDLFYRLNVVRLHLPPLRERTGDIPLLADHFIRRFNTLKGKEIEGVSEDVLAILMRHGFPGNIRELENILEYAFILASGGFIQVEHLPEYLQPATALHDISKAAPLQADAPMTMAEIKCRAAHAALARNGGRRMTACRELDITKDTLRSLLQRCPNDSQGE, translated from the coding sequence ATGTCCCTTCCCGGCAATATCCCATGTGAAGCCATCATGCAGTCCATTGCTGACGGGGTCTTCACTGTGGACCGGGACTGGAACGTCACCTTCTTCAACAAGGCGGCTGAAGCCATAACCGGCATTCCGGCTTCCGAAGCCCTTGGCCGCAAGTGCTGGGAAGTGCTCCGCTCAAGCCTGTGCGACGGCCAATGCGCTCTGGAAGACTGCATTGCGCATTCACGCAGCATCACCGGCAAATCCATCTTCATCGTCCGCACGGACGGAACACGGGTGCCCGTTTCCATCAGCGCCTCTCCTCTCAAGGACGCTTCCGGCGAACTCATCGGCGGCGTGGAAACCTTCCGCGACCTCACGGAAATCACCCTGCTGCGCAAGGAGATGGAAGCCGCCTTCACCTTTGAAGACATCATCGGCAAAAGCCCTGCCCTGCGCCGTATCCTGAACATCCTGCCGCAGATTGCCCAAAGCGACGCCACCGTGCTCATCACCGGCGAGTCCGGCACCGGCAAGGAGCGCATCGCCCGCGCACTGCACAACATCGGTCCACGTGCAGAAGATCCCTTTGTAGCCGTCAACTGCGGTGCATTGCCTGAAACCCTGCTGGAATCAGAACTGTTCGGCTACAAGGCAGGTGCCTTTACCGACGCCAAACGCGACAAGGCAGGCCGTTTCAAGCTGGCTCAGGACGGCACCGTCTTCCTTGACGAGATTGGCGACATTCCCCACGCCGTTCAGGTCAAACTGCTGCGCGTGTTGCAGGAACGGAGCTACGAACCGCTTGGGGCCGTCGCAGCGGAACGAACCAACGCCCGCATCATTGCCGCCACCAACGCGGACCTTGAGCAGCGGGTGCGCGAAGAACGGTTCCGACAGGACCTCTTCTACCGCCTCAACGTGGTCCGGCTGCATCTTCCGCCGCTACGGGAGCGCACCGGCGACATCCCCCTGCTGGCCGACCACTTCATCCGACGTTTCAACACGCTCAAGGGCAAAGAGATCGAGGGGGTTTCAGAAGACGTACTGGCCATCCTCATGCGCCACGGTTTTCCCGGCAACATCAGAGAACTGGAAAATATTCTCGAATACGCCTTCATTCTTGCGTCCGGCGGTTTCATCCAGGTGGAGCACCTGCCGGAATATCTGCAGCCTGCCACGGCACTCCACGACATCTCAAAGGCCGCTCCCCTGCAGGCGGATGCTCCCATGACCATGGCGGAAATCAAATGCCGCGCCGCCCATGCCGCCCTTGCCCGTAACGGAGGACGCCGCATGACCGCCTGCCGCGAACTGGACATCACAAAAGATACCCTGCGCAGCCTGCTGCAACGCTGTCCCAACGACAGCCAAGGCGAATAA
- the hypB gene encoding hydrogenase nickel incorporation protein HypB has product MEIPVIRNILEANDKMADQLRELFTRHRILVLNLISSPGAGKTSLLERTLSDLKNEFTMAVIEGDCQTSNDARRVAATGAKAVQINTDGGCHLNSSMIMAALENFNLEEIDILFVENVGNLVCPVEFDCGEDFKIALLSVPEGDDKPEKYPVLFEKSSAMVLNKSDLLPYVDFDVERATRFATHLNKDMPVFLTSCRTGEGLEGWYNWLRDALNQKRN; this is encoded by the coding sequence ATGGAAATTCCCGTAATCCGCAATATTCTTGAAGCCAATGACAAGATGGCCGACCAGCTGAGAGAGCTGTTCACGCGTCATCGCATTCTTGTGCTCAACCTCATCAGTTCCCCCGGCGCGGGCAAGACTTCGCTGCTGGAGCGCACCCTTTCCGACCTGAAGAACGAATTCACCATGGCCGTGATCGAAGGAGACTGCCAGACCAGCAACGACGCCCGACGAGTTGCCGCCACCGGCGCCAAGGCCGTGCAGATCAACACCGACGGCGGCTGCCACCTGAACAGCAGCATGATCATGGCCGCCCTTGAGAATTTCAATCTCGAAGAAATCGACATCCTCTTCGTGGAAAACGTGGGCAACCTTGTCTGCCCAGTGGAATTCGACTGCGGCGAAGACTTCAAGATCGCCCTGCTCAGCGTGCCGGAAGGCGACGACAAGCCGGAGAAATATCCTGTGCTGTTCGAAAAGTCCTCCGCCATGGTGCTGAACAAGAGCGACCTGCTGCCCTATGTGGATTTTGATGTGGAACGTGCAACGCGCTTTGCCACCCACCTCAACAAGGACATGCCCGTATTCCTCACCTCGTGCCGCACCGGCGAAGGTCTGGAAGGCTGGTACAACTGGCTGCGGGACGCACTGAACCAAAAGAGAAACTAA
- a CDS encoding hydrogenase maturation nickel metallochaperone HypA translates to MHEMAIASSLIEIIQEELNKHGATRLLMARVCHGKLTNIVPEALQFAFEVQTQDTPLAAATLEMKEISVTVACGGCGKEFAPDNPDLFYMPCPHCGREFAHEVLTGKELYLDHLEAE, encoded by the coding sequence ATGCATGAAATGGCAATCGCATCAAGTCTCATTGAGATCATTCAGGAAGAGCTGAACAAGCACGGTGCAACCAGACTGCTCATGGCGCGTGTATGCCACGGCAAGCTGACCAACATCGTGCCGGAAGCACTGCAGTTTGCTTTTGAAGTGCAGACGCAGGACACACCTCTTGCAGCCGCCACGCTGGAAATGAAAGAGATTTCGGTAACTGTGGCGTGCGGCGGTTGCGGCAAGGAATTCGCTCCGGACAATCCGGACCTGTTCTATATGCCCTGCCCCCATTGCGGCAGGGAATTCGCGCACGAGGTGCTGACCGGAAAGGAACTGTATCTGGACCACCTTGAAGCCGAATAA